In one Aricia agestis chromosome 5, ilAriAges1.1, whole genome shotgun sequence genomic region, the following are encoded:
- the LOC121727090 gene encoding ribonuclease P protein subunit p30 — protein sequence MQALNNWGFCDLSINKNYDFKDFNQILKLGFHTIAINTHVEEVCENEPKKKKKKGDPKEKKDYIPSAPTLPDVGIKSQLNILSRVTIEFSDSSITHKLNQSENLKNYDIIAVLPKTLQAFQYACSTLDVDIVTFEPETRMPYRISRKLYRQAVERGIFFELMYSPAIKDSTCRRNIISNAHNYHAIGKSKNIIITSGSESSMYVRGVHDVVNLGFIFGLNSQESIEVLKNNSRKLILKAKGRKCGKHYMEIIPEDKNVDNKSYYGKNSPGIHSNN from the exons ATGCAAGCTCTCAACAATTGGGGATTTTGTGACTTgtcaataaacaaaaattacgATTTTAAAGATTTCAATCAAATTTTAAAGTTAGGATTTCATACTATAGCAATAAACACTCATGTAGAAGAAGTGTGTGAAAATGAacctaaaaagaagaaaaaaaagggTGATCCAAAAGAGAAAAAAGATTATATACCAAGTGCACCTACATTGCCTGATGTGGGAATTAAAAGTCAGTTGAATATTCTAAGCAGGGTCACCATTGAGTTTTCAGATTCCAGTATTACGCATAAACTTAATCaatctgagaatttaaaaaattatgacaTAATAGCTGTACTTCCTAAAACATTGCAGGCATTTCAGTATGCCTGTAGTACATTGGATGTAGATATAGTAACATTCGAACCAGAAACTAGAATGCCATATAGAATTAGTCGCAAATTGTACAGGCAGGCTGTGGAAAGAGGGATCTTCTTTGAATTGATGTATTCACCAGCTATAAAGGACTCAACATGCAGGAGAAACATAATAAGCAATGCACACAATTACCATGCCATTGGAAAGtctaagaatataataattacaagcGGATCAGAAAGCAGTATGTATGTCAGAGGAGTACATGATGTAGTCAACCTGGGTTTCATTTTTGGTCTCAATAGCCAAGAGAGTATTGAGGTTTTAAAAAACAATAGTCGTAAACTAATACTTAAAGCAAAGGGACGAAAATGTGGCAAACATTATATGGAAATTATACcagaagataaaaatgttgataataaatcat ATTATGGAAAAAACAGTCCTGGAATCCACAGTAATAACTAG